One segment of Variovorax sp. PAMC28562 DNA contains the following:
- a CDS encoding vWA domain-containing protein yields the protein MIPGGRAATAGTAGTESASRRIPQLGDARSGKLAGNIVAFGRALRRAGVRTDAMRIGLATEAVGLVGVDERTDVCAAMEAVMVSREQDRMVFRELFDAWFRDPELANKLLAQMLPSAEGKAEPSKRRPRVREALTAPREPSKAAQTEREVDFDAAMTASDRDLLKHADFNALGASEYRLVERLARDISLPVPTVRSRRLRVASGAAQHARMHWPGVLQEAARTGGEMLRLPRMARREQPLPLLVLVDVSGSMERYARLLLAFLHASTRRAGRRDVFAFGTHLTDLTPAFRLADTDEMLGAASLAIDDFAGGTRLGDSLATLRRLHARRLTGRRTLVLVISDGLDTGEPHVLEDEFLWLKRHSRRLLWLNPLLRFDGYAPLARGATVLHRHADAMLAVHNLGALEELAASLATLMRSGR from the coding sequence ATGATTCCGGGCGGTCGTGCGGCTACGGCGGGCACTGCGGGCACGGAGAGCGCGAGCCGCCGGATTCCGCAACTCGGCGATGCGCGCAGCGGCAAGCTCGCTGGCAACATCGTCGCGTTCGGGCGAGCCTTGCGCCGCGCCGGCGTGCGAACCGACGCCATGCGCATCGGCCTGGCGACCGAAGCGGTCGGGCTGGTCGGCGTCGACGAGCGCACCGATGTGTGTGCGGCCATGGAAGCTGTCATGGTCAGTCGCGAGCAAGACCGCATGGTGTTTCGCGAGCTGTTCGATGCCTGGTTTCGCGATCCTGAGCTGGCCAACAAGCTGCTGGCGCAGATGTTGCCGAGCGCCGAGGGCAAAGCCGAACCTTCGAAGCGGCGTCCTCGCGTTCGCGAGGCGCTGACGGCGCCGCGCGAACCCAGCAAGGCCGCGCAAACCGAACGCGAAGTCGACTTCGACGCGGCCATGACCGCCAGCGACCGCGACCTGCTCAAGCACGCCGACTTCAATGCGCTAGGCGCTTCCGAATACCGACTGGTCGAGCGGCTTGCGCGCGACATCTCTCTTCCTGTGCCTACGGTACGTTCGCGGCGGCTGCGCGTGGCGAGCGGTGCCGCCCAGCACGCACGCATGCACTGGCCCGGCGTGCTTCAGGAGGCTGCGCGCACAGGCGGCGAAATGCTGCGGCTTCCGCGCATGGCACGCCGCGAACAGCCGCTGCCGTTGCTCGTGCTGGTCGACGTGTCGGGCTCGATGGAGCGTTATGCCCGCCTGTTGCTTGCCTTCTTGCATGCGTCGACGCGACGTGCCGGTCGGCGCGACGTGTTCGCCTTCGGCACGCACCTGACCGATCTCACGCCGGCCTTTCGACTGGCCGATACCGACGAGATGCTGGGCGCTGCGAGCCTGGCGATCGACGACTTCGCGGGCGGCACGCGGCTCGGCGATTCCCTCGCCACCCTGCGCCGGCTGCATGCGCGCCGGCTGACGGGACGCCGCACGCTGGTGCTGGTGATCAGCGACGGTCTCGACACTGGCGAACCTCATGTGCTCGAAGATGAATTCCTCTGGCTCAAGCGACACTCACGGCGCCTCCTGTGGCTCAACCCGCTGCTGCGCTTCGACGGTTACGCTCCGCTGGCGCGCGGGGCTACTGTGCTGCACCGCCATGCGGACGCGATGCTGGCAGTCCACAATCTCGGCGCACTGGAGGAACTGGCCGCCAGTCTCGCCACACTGATGCGTTCGGGCCGTTAG
- a CDS encoding CoxG family protein gives MEMLGNRHLGITQQQAWEALNDPETLKKCIPGCDKFELTGDNTYSVALALKIGPVSAKFQGKVMLSDIVAPDGYKLTFEGQGGVAGFAKGASSVTLRPLSSTEAADAEGAAVVEAQPGCELGYTVQATVGGKIAQLGQRLIDGAAKSTADDFFKRFEAEMQSRYGPPPAAQTEDGAAAAPAEKTGAMAGFMKKIGLGKKADKDAAAAVDDASKVAQEGAPDSAP, from the coding sequence ATGGAAATGCTCGGCAACCGACACCTCGGCATCACGCAGCAACAGGCGTGGGAAGCGCTCAACGACCCGGAAACATTGAAGAAATGCATTCCGGGCTGCGACAAGTTCGAGCTGACCGGCGACAACACCTACAGCGTGGCACTGGCCCTCAAGATCGGCCCGGTTTCGGCCAAGTTTCAGGGCAAGGTCATGCTGTCGGACATCGTTGCACCGGACGGCTACAAACTGACCTTTGAGGGGCAGGGCGGCGTGGCCGGCTTTGCCAAGGGCGCGTCCAGCGTCACGCTTCGGCCGTTGTCGAGCACCGAGGCGGCTGACGCCGAGGGTGCCGCGGTCGTCGAAGCGCAACCCGGCTGCGAACTCGGCTACACCGTGCAGGCCACGGTCGGCGGCAAGATCGCGCAGCTGGGGCAACGGCTGATCGATGGCGCCGCCAAGTCGACCGCCGACGATTTCTTCAAGCGTTTCGAAGCGGAAATGCAGAGCCGCTACGGCCCGCCACCGGCCGCACAAACCGAAGACGGCGCCGCCGCCGCGCCCGCCGAAAAGACGGGCGCAATGGCCGGCTTCATGAAGAAGATCGGGCTCGGAAAGAAGGCCGACAAGGACGCCGCGGCTGCTGTCGACGATGCTTCTAAGGTCGCACAGGAAGGCGCGCCCGACAGCGCGCCCTGA
- a CDS encoding XdhC family protein, producing the protein MENLDVMVLRTLLDWRRAGKRALLTTVVRTWGSSPRPVGSIMALADDGAVVGSVSGGCIEDDLIARYSRSHGAAEDIPSGAPSLVKYGITADEAHRFGLPCGGTLELLLEYDPDVASLETLVAALESGKLMQRTVSLADGAVRLAEATSPDALTVDDKVLVNTFGPEYRMLLIGAGQLAEYLATMAKFSGFAVTLCDPRIEYRSSWSVPGVAITTEMPDDAVTAFKPDRRSCVVALTHDPKLDDLALLEALESDAFYVGAIGSRRNAEARRSRMIEHFEQTAESLARLRGPIGIYIGSKTPPEIAVSVMGEILAVKNAVTLPRETDVALAKALHGD; encoded by the coding sequence ATGGAAAACCTCGACGTCATGGTGCTGCGCACGCTGCTCGACTGGCGCCGCGCCGGCAAACGCGCGCTGCTCACGACCGTCGTGCGAACCTGGGGCTCGTCGCCCCGGCCGGTCGGCTCCATCATGGCGCTGGCCGACGACGGTGCGGTGGTCGGATCGGTCTCGGGCGGCTGCATCGAAGACGACCTGATCGCGCGCTACAGCCGGTCGCACGGCGCGGCTGAAGACATCCCGAGCGGCGCGCCCTCGCTCGTCAAATACGGCATCACGGCCGATGAGGCGCATCGCTTCGGCTTGCCGTGCGGCGGCACGCTCGAGTTGCTGCTCGAGTACGACCCCGATGTCGCATCGCTGGAAACGCTCGTCGCTGCGCTCGAATCGGGCAAGCTGATGCAGCGCACCGTTTCGCTGGCAGACGGCGCGGTGCGCCTGGCCGAAGCCACGTCGCCAGATGCACTCACCGTCGACGACAAGGTACTGGTCAATACGTTCGGCCCCGAGTACCGGATGCTGCTGATCGGCGCTGGCCAGCTCGCCGAATACCTAGCGACCATGGCCAAGTTCAGCGGCTTCGCGGTCACGCTGTGCGACCCGCGGATCGAGTACCGGTCGTCGTGGTCGGTGCCAGGCGTCGCCATCACGACCGAGATGCCCGACGACGCGGTGACCGCCTTCAAGCCCGATCGCCGCAGCTGTGTGGTCGCGCTCACGCACGACCCCAAGCTCGATGATCTGGCGTTGCTCGAAGCACTGGAAAGCGATGCTTTCTACGTCGGTGCCATCGGCTCGCGCCGCAACGCCGAGGCGCGGCGCAGCCGCATGATCGAGCACTTCGAGCAGACGGCAGAGTCGCTGGCGCGCCTGCGCGGTCCTATCGGCATTTACATCGGCAGCAAGACGCCGCCGGAGATCGCGGTGAGCGTCATGGGCGAGATCCTCGCGGTCAAGAATGCGGTCACGCTGCCGCGTGAGACCGACGTGGCGCTGGCGAAGGCGCTGCACGGCGATTGA
- a CDS encoding Lrp/AsnC family transcriptional regulator gives MAMDDTDRKLISLLRKDARMTAAALAAKLGVSRGTIANRLRKLEDEQVIVGYSVRLRPAAEPATIKAWMSVVVEGNQTRAVIAALLGEPAVASSYATLFVVGPGVPGRRTEAALHRTSRRCELCTPANVVRRAQWLRTNWSLNMSKTLDLIVEETIPGHFFWTLVRRAPAKETPFVVDFAMGPLPSKKAAIAAGNAAMQRASAASGAGQSAWNGNHAETVSANL, from the coding sequence ATGGCCATGGACGACACCGATCGCAAACTGATTTCGCTGTTGCGCAAGGATGCGCGCATGACTGCCGCGGCGCTGGCTGCGAAGCTCGGCGTCTCGCGCGGCACCATTGCTAACCGCTTGCGCAAGCTCGAAGACGAGCAGGTAATCGTCGGCTATTCAGTGCGGCTCAGGCCCGCCGCCGAGCCCGCCACCATCAAGGCCTGGATGAGTGTGGTGGTCGAAGGTAACCAGACCCGCGCCGTCATCGCCGCGCTGCTCGGCGAGCCCGCCGTCGCATCTTCATATGCAACGCTCTTCGTTGTAGGGCCAGGCGTACCCGGCCGTAGGACCGAGGCGGCTTTGCACCGCACTTCCCGCAGATGTGAACTTTGCACTCCCGCGAATGTCGTCCGCCGTGCCCAATGGCTTCGAACCAACTGGAGCTTGAACATGAGCAAGACGCTCGATCTGATTGTTGAAGAGACGATTCCCGGACATTTTTTCTGGACGCTGGTGCGGCGCGCCCCTGCCAAAGAGACTCCCTTTGTCGTCGACTTTGCCATGGGCCCGTTGCCTAGCAAGAAGGCCGCCATCGCTGCCGGCAATGCCGCGATGCAAAGAGCCAGCGCGGCCAGCGGAGCCGGTCAGTCCGCATGGAACGGAAACCACGCGGAGACTGTTTCTGCGAATCTTTAG
- a CDS encoding DUF2894 domain-containing protein: MSKGVVTSDAGVDHGATLDALRARGDHRIDPVRFGFIEVLARRALLQQGAARRILDDRLAQLLSAYGEDVERARFAREAAQATSDVAGELPGLPGAPGSGSAVRSALAELAGRLAPKVTGDDGAIEGSMPRTLKYFRSTWSKLSAERHLSQSHATVPDNPGPLNSHHLVHQALKSMRDLSPGYLSHFMSHVDALLWLDDANAVAAVSSASAQRDAVQKKPARKSSRESKGGI; this comes from the coding sequence GTGAGTAAGGGCGTCGTCACGAGCGATGCTGGCGTGGACCACGGCGCCACGCTCGACGCGTTGCGCGCGCGTGGCGATCACCGTATTGACCCCGTGCGCTTCGGCTTCATCGAGGTTCTTGCGCGGCGAGCTTTGCTGCAGCAAGGGGCAGCGCGCCGCATCCTCGACGACAGGCTGGCGCAACTGTTGTCTGCTTATGGCGAGGACGTCGAAAGAGCGAGATTTGCCAGAGAGGCGGCGCAGGCAACAAGCGATGTTGCAGGCGAACTGCCCGGCCTGCCGGGTGCCCCGGGTTCAGGTTCCGCGGTTCGCAGCGCGCTTGCAGAACTGGCCGGTCGACTCGCACCGAAGGTGACCGGTGACGACGGCGCCATCGAGGGCTCGATGCCGCGCACGCTCAAGTACTTCAGAAGCACATGGTCGAAGCTCAGCGCCGAACGCCATTTGTCCCAGTCTCACGCGACGGTGCCAGACAATCCAGGTCCCCTTAATTCGCACCATTTGGTGCACCAGGCGCTCAAGTCGATGCGCGATCTTTCGCCGGGCTACCTCAGCCACTTCATGTCGCATGTCGACGCATTGTTGTGGCTCGACGATGCGAATGCCGTTGCTGCGGTGTCGAGTGCGAGTGCGCAGCGCGACGCGGTTCAGAAGAAGCCTGCGCGCAAAAGCTCTCGCGAGTCCAAAGGCGGCATCTAA
- a CDS encoding OmpA family protein produces MNELSEGSDGGLESSVPIWAVFGDLMSGLLGAFVLILVCVLGMQLELATKLEAEVKQRQAESQRRETLEKALAGPLAAGRVTLNNGRIGISGSVLFALNSAELQPEGRQLLKSLTTPLAAYLQSRDEILMVSGFTDDRQVRGGNRQFADNWELSAQRALTVTRTLIEEGLPAASVFAAAFGAEQAVASNADADGRSKNRRVEMAPTPRPAGVNNAATGTAKVRE; encoded by the coding sequence ATGAACGAACTTTCCGAAGGCAGCGACGGCGGGCTCGAATCGAGCGTCCCGATCTGGGCTGTCTTCGGCGACCTGATGTCGGGACTGCTCGGCGCCTTCGTGCTCATCCTGGTGTGCGTGCTCGGCATGCAACTGGAACTCGCGACCAAGCTCGAAGCCGAGGTCAAGCAACGGCAAGCGGAGTCGCAGCGCCGCGAGACCTTGGAAAAGGCGCTGGCCGGGCCCTTGGCTGCGGGCCGCGTGACGCTCAACAACGGGCGTATCGGCATCAGCGGCAGTGTGCTGTTCGCGCTCAACTCGGCCGAGCTGCAACCCGAGGGCCGGCAACTGTTGAAGAGCCTGACCACGCCGCTCGCCGCCTACCTGCAGTCACGCGACGAGATCCTGATGGTGAGCGGCTTCACCGACGATCGGCAGGTGCGCGGGGGCAATCGGCAATTCGCCGACAACTGGGAGCTGTCGGCGCAACGCGCCTTGACGGTGACGCGGACGCTGATTGAAGAAGGCCTTCCGGCGGCGTCGGTCTTTGCCGCGGCGTTCGGTGCAGAGCAGGCCGTGGCATCGAACGCGGATGCGGATGGACGCTCGAAAAATCGGCGCGTCGAGATGGCGCCGACACCGCGGCCTGCTGGTGTCAACAATGCAGCCACTGGCACCGCAAAGGTCCGTGAGTAA